The Gambusia affinis linkage group LG11, SWU_Gaff_1.0, whole genome shotgun sequence genome contains a region encoding:
- the LOC122839844 gene encoding uncharacterized protein LOC122839844: MAVQLRVILQEHSIKKLTLPTGIPNTVDDLVSIITKTFQLHGEYGLLYQDKDFDNQFFSVTSTADLYDKATVKMILKEPNITLDLHPIFESGPSSTLSSLSSVSSHLASTPETNICPEDHDASSQVSDSTSSDSSDTIILPDSCRLAAWPVPFQVPEFSRDIQLNLAEANNSYHATGRHFMDASVKSAIMQEMFKERWPALFIEAQIKEEFRCITTVSLEETFMLKLDEYTPGLMQLMRAKGGAAGSKMHPLLDTLNDTQSIEEKRDAVVCCLINYLGERQEDLFHDCQECEDYTDKTMKVIVMHNIMAEEDPSDVSIVIEGNQVMEGCGRRTKACVLLMGLIYALNLDYPKQLKNTFEAFQKLFLELDGEKLLKKVHSLKNKLVQ, from the exons ATGgcagtccagttaagagtcATTTTACAAGAACACAGCATTAAGAAGTTGACACTTCCAACAGGAATTCCCAATACAGTAGACGATCTTGTTTCCATAATTACTAAAACTTTCCAATTGCATGGGGAATATGGACTACTATACCAAGACAAAGACTTTGACAATCAGTTTTTCAGTGTCACCTCAACTGCTGACTTGTATGACAAGGCCACTGTTAAAATGATCCTAAAAGAGCCTAACATCACCCTTGACCTACACCCAATATTTGAATCAGGACCATCATCTACATTGAGCTCTTTGAGTTCTGTGAGCAGCCATCTTGCAAGTACTCCTGAAACAAACATCTGCCCTGAAGATCATGATGCATCCTCACAGGTGTCCGACTCCACATCGTCAGATTCCAGCGACACCATTATTCTGCCTGATTCATGTCGCCTTGCTGCATGGCCAGTGCCATTTCAAGTACCTGAGTTTTCCAGAGACATACAACTAAACCTTGCAGAGGCAAACAACTCATATCATGCCACTGGAAGACACTTCATGGATGCCAGCGTTAAATCAGCAATAAtgcaagaaatgtttaaagaaaggtGGCCAGCATTATTCATTGAAGCTCAG ATCAAGGAAGAGTTCAGATGTATCACGACAGTTTCTTTGGAGGAGACATTCATGCTAAAGCTTGATGAGTACACACCAGGTCTTATGCAGCTTATGCGTGCTAAAGGAGGGGCTGCTGGTTCCAAGATGCACCCTCTGTTGGACACTTTAAATGAC ACACAGAGCATTGAGGAAAAAAGGGATGCAGTTGTCTGCTGCCTCATTAACTACCTTGGTGAAAGACAAGAAGATCTTTTCCATGACTGCCAG GAATGTGAGGACTACACAGACAAAACAATGAAGGTGATCGTGATGCACAACATCATGGCTGAGGAGGATCCATCAGATGTGTCGATTGTGATTGAGGGAAACCAAGTGATGGAAGGATGTGGAAGGCGAACAAAGGCATGTGTACTGCTGATGGGACTGATATATGCCCTCAACCTTGACTATCCAAAGCAGCTCAAGAACACATTTGAAGCttttcaaaaactctttttggAACTTGATGGGGAAAAACTACTGAAGAAGGTCCACAGCCTCAAAAACAAGCTCGTGCAATAG